The Azospirillum baldaniorum genome window below encodes:
- the hutX gene encoding heme utilization cystosolic carrier protein HutX yields MPHSTPTAPPPDTLAALRERLAAAPNGVLEAVAAETGVSLLAVTECLPDGLRAFAPGETAEAAMLDMAEWGTVTVLVHSADLVLECKGPLPRGQFGRGFYNLAGGSPIGGHIRLDRCRTVGFVRRPFMGSADSASVVFFNGDGEAMFKVFVGRDDARQLLPDQVERFEALKARLCGAPGQTA; encoded by the coding sequence ATGCCGCACAGCACCCCCACCGCCCCGCCCCCCGACACGCTCGCCGCCCTGCGCGAACGCCTCGCCGCCGCGCCGAACGGCGTGCTGGAGGCGGTCGCCGCGGAGACCGGCGTCAGCCTGCTCGCCGTCACCGAATGCCTGCCGGACGGCTTGCGCGCCTTCGCGCCGGGGGAAACGGCCGAGGCGGCGATGCTGGACATGGCGGAGTGGGGCACGGTCACCGTTCTGGTTCACAGCGCCGACCTCGTTTTGGAATGCAAGGGGCCGCTGCCGCGCGGGCAGTTCGGGCGCGGCTTCTACAACCTCGCCGGCGGCAGCCCGATCGGCGGCCACATCCGGCTGGACCGCTGCCGCACCGTCGGCTTCGTCCGCCGGCCCTTCATGGGCAGCGCCGACAGCGCCTCCGTCGTCTTCTTCAACGGCGACGGGGAGGCGATGTTCAAGGTCTTCGTCGGCCGTGACGACGCCCGCCAGCTTCTGCCCGATCAGGTGGAGCGGTTCGAAGCGCTGAAGGCCCGCCTATGCGGGGCGCCGGGCCAGACCGCCTGA